A window from Malassezia restricta chromosome I, complete sequence encodes these proteins:
- a CDS encoding ATP-dependent RNA helicase MSS116, mitochondrial — MLLYGERMLIRCLSVRQTSQSLKRTSIWNALRLSHSSSKSEHDMNARLKAMALAKPLRLSLLGNPFHFTAFTDVQEQVFSLLPQISSGKKLLDDGKGRDLLCKARTGTGKTVAFLVPALQARIHAYNQLAHGQTTEPFRRYLEENDLMYLLERGDKAAVSELQRLFSRHCAGVLIISPTRELAMQIASEARKLVLNHKKLRVHELVGGISSKRQYLNWKKNTPDIVVATPGRLLDMLDDQSIRDAISRTQTLVLDEADMLLELGFRDKIQMIASMLPPVEERMSFMFSATMDPHIMEVAKTSLHPQHRVIDCIPPGEENVHVRIPQYVTTIPDQTRVLPFLLQLLEHDQMLYGNKSKVIIFTSTTALTSAMHKMLESITSSLPGQEKTSVLCLHGMLSQTLRSRVSQQFRAYESAPSILLTSDVSARGVDYPSVTRVIQLGVPCSKEMYVHRVGRTGRRGREGRADMLISPFESGFVAFQLHDIPLQPLSMEDHAKSMNELVASKEAQTTFDASRVQTAMDHARYCVRETMDMRHLLNTVFNSYVAMRQLLRVSRLQILHPVQNWIRAVFGLEEKPTLSPQMMSVIHSKKRGSHERQTSKRPFSVRKRR, encoded by the coding sequence ATGCTGCTGTatggcgagcgcatgctgaTTAGGTGTCTTTCTGTGCGGCAGACTAGCCAAAGCCTCAAGCGTACATCAATTTGGAATGCATTAAGGCTTTCTCATTCTAGTTCAAAGAGTGAGCATGACATGAATGCTCGTCTCAAAGCTATGGCACTTGCCAAACCTCTGCGCCTATCGCTTCTTGGGAATCCATTCCATTTTACCGCGTTCACAGACGTTCAAGAGCAAGTGTTTTCTCTACTGCCACAAATTTCGAGTGGAAAAAAACTGCTCGACGATGGAAAGGGTCGGGACTTGCTGTGTAAAGCTCGCACTGGTACAGGCAAGACGGTTGCATTCCTCGTCCCTGCTCTTCAGGCCCGCATACATGCGTATAATCAGCTTGCCCATGGACAGACTACGGAGCCTTTTCGAAGGTATCTTGAGGAAAATGATTTAATGTATTTACTTGAACGTGGCGACAAAGCGGCTGTGTCGGAGCTTCAGAGACTCTTTAGTCGACACTGTGCGGGTGTCTTGATTATTTCGCCCACTCGTGAATTGGCTATGCAGATTGCCTCTGAAGCGCGCAAGCTTGTGCTGAATCACAAGAAATTGCGTGTGCACGAGCTTGTGGGCGGTATATCGAGCAAGCGCCAGTACTTGAACTGGAAGAAGAACACGCCAGACATTGTTGTGGCCACACCAGGGCGTTTACTAGACATGTTGGATGATCAAAGCATCCGTGATGCCATTAGTCGCACACAGACACTTGTGCTTGATGAGGCTGATATGCTACTCGAACTTGGTTTCCGAGACAAGATTCAAATGATAGCGTCTATGCTTCCTCCTGTAGAGGAGCGCATGTCGTTCATGTTCAGCGCCACGATGGATCCTCACATTATGGAAGTTGCGAAGACTTCGTTGCATCCTCAACATCGTGTCATTGATTGCATTCCGCCTGGCGAAGAGAATGTGCATGTGCGTATCCCGCAATACGTCACAACTATTCCGGATCAGACTCGGGTTTTACCGTTTCTGCTTCAACTCTTGGAACATGACCAAATGCTGTATGGTAACAAGTCCAAAGTCATTATATTCACTTCCACGACGGCACTTACAAGTGCCATGCATAAAATGCTCGAAAGCATTACTTCTTCGCTTCCAGGTCAAGAAAAAACAAGCGTGCTCTGCTTGCATGGAATGCTATCTCAGACTCTCCGTTCTCGTGTCAGTCAGCAGTTCCGAGCTTATGAATCTGCCCCTAGTATTTTGCTTACGAGTGATGTGAGTGCGCGTGGTGTCGACTACCCATCAGTCACGCGTGTCATCCAGCTGGGTGTACCATGCTCGAAAGAAATGTATGTCCACCGTGTTGGTCGCACAggtcgtcgtgggcgcGAAGGACGTGCAGACATGCTTATTTCGCCGTTTGAGTCTGGTTTCGTCGCTTTCCAGCTGCATGACATCCCACTTCAACCTCTGTCTATGGAAGATCATGCAAAATCTATGAATGAGCTCGTTGCCTCTAAGGAGGCACAAACGACCTTTGATGCATCGAGGGTTCAAACTGCTATGGATCACGCTCGGTATTGTGTACGTGAGACCATGGATATGAGGCACTTGCTCAACACAGTGTTCAATAGCTATGTGGCTATGCGGCAATTGCTGCGCGTATCGCGCTTGCAAATCCTGCATCCGGTGCAGAACTGGATTCGAGCTGTCTTTGGCTTGGAAGAAAAACCTACACTGTCGCCCCAAATGATGAGTGTGATACACTCGAAGAAGCGAGGGTCACACGAGCGCCAGACATCCAAGCGGCCATTTTCGGTGCGAAAGAGGCGTTAG